A part of Desulfomicrobium baculatum DSM 4028 genomic DNA contains:
- a CDS encoding 2-oxoacid:acceptor oxidoreductase family protein: MSIYQDAIIAGFGGQGVMLIGNLLAYAGMNAGLNVTYIPVYGPEMRGGTANCTVVVSDDVIGSPIIRSPVSLIIMNGPSLDKFQPQLQDGGILILNSSLIDPAQTDKDRVKVYAVPVNEIADGLGNTRMANMVAIGAYVQATGVMPVKQVQDSLDSVISAHYSHMIPKNAAAIQAGADYVIANGQYA; encoded by the coding sequence ATGAGCATTTACCAGGATGCAATCATCGCCGGATTCGGCGGCCAGGGCGTCATGCTCATCGGCAATCTCCTGGCCTACGCGGGCATGAACGCAGGGCTCAACGTGACCTACATCCCCGTCTACGGGCCTGAAATGCGCGGCGGCACGGCCAACTGCACCGTGGTGGTCTCGGATGACGTCATCGGCTCGCCCATCATCCGCTCGCCCGTGAGCCTCATCATCATGAACGGCCCGTCCCTGGACAAGTTCCAGCCGCAACTGCAGGACGGCGGAATCCTGATCCTGAACTCCTCGCTCATTGATCCGGCCCAGACCGACAAGGACCGGGTCAAGGTCTACGCCGTGCCGGTCAACGAGATCGCCGACGGCCTCGGCAACACGCGCATGGCCAACATGGTCGCCATCGGCGCGTACGTGCAGGCCACGGGCGTCATGCCGGTCAAGCAGGTGCAGGACAGCCTTGATTCGGTCATCTCCGCGCACTACAGCCACATGATCCCCAAGAACGCGGCGGCCATCCAGGCCGGCGCCGATTACGTCATCGCCAACGGCCAATACGCCTGA
- the aroE gene encoding shikimate dehydrogenase encodes MLLLGIIGHPLSHTLSPILHNWGFREMGIKASYHVWDTPPEKLLSFMAALRTLPIHGTSVTIPHKETVMPLVDKLTQSARDIGAVNTLYWHDKVLWGDNTDVTGFMAPLLERGTQPGTVLVLGAGGAARAAVCGLHSAGWKVLLSARTGGRADRLAQSFQAEHVPWADRHEVRPHLLVNTTPLGMSGPFQALSPWKSSLAGISLVYDLVYNPKETQLLAQARREGVEIIPGLPMFVHQGLAQFERWTGQRFPLARAISLLEETLAGRSKA; translated from the coding sequence ATGCTTCTCCTAGGCATCATCGGCCACCCGCTCTCGCACACCTTGAGCCCCATCCTGCACAACTGGGGGTTCCGGGAAATGGGCATCAAGGCCTCCTACCACGTCTGGGACACCCCGCCCGAAAAGCTCCTCTCCTTCATGGCCGCCCTGCGCACTCTGCCCATCCACGGGACCAGCGTGACCATCCCGCACAAGGAGACGGTCATGCCCCTGGTCGACAAGCTGACGCAAAGCGCCCGCGACATCGGTGCCGTAAACACCCTCTACTGGCACGACAAGGTGCTGTGGGGCGACAACACGGATGTGACCGGGTTCATGGCCCCGCTCCTGGAGCGCGGGACGCAGCCGGGCACGGTGCTGGTCCTGGGCGCAGGCGGGGCCGCCCGCGCGGCGGTCTGCGGCCTGCACAGCGCAGGATGGAAGGTGCTTCTTTCCGCGCGCACGGGAGGCCGGGCCGACCGCCTGGCCCAATCATTCCAGGCCGAGCATGTGCCCTGGGCCGACCGGCACGAAGTGCGGCCGCACCTGCTGGTCAACACCACCCCGCTTGGCATGTCCGGGCCCTTCCAGGCCCTCTCGCCCTGGAAATCGTCCCTGGCGGGCATATCCCTGGTCTACGACCTGGTCTACAACCCCAAGGAAACCCAGCTGCTGGCCCAGGCCCGGCGTGAAGGCGTGGAGATCATTCCCGGCTTGCCCATGTTCGTGCATCAGGGGCTGGCCCAATTCGAACGCTGGACCGGACAGCGCTTCCCCCTGGCCCGCGCCATCTCCCTGCTTGAAGAAACACTGGCCGGCCGGAGCAAGGCATGA
- a CDS encoding DNA-3-methyladenine glycosylase I encodes MIRCPWLDISKPDYVRYHDEEWGVPVHDDRVLFEFLLLESAQAGLSWYTVLRKRAGYRAAFAGFDHVAVARFTPLDVDRLLLDPGIIRHRRKIEAAIVNARAFLAVQASHGSFDAYLWNFVDGRPIMHDIKSLSEYPITIPQSEALAKDLKQRGFAFLGATTCYALMQAVGMVNDHSLDCFRRHEIP; translated from the coding sequence ATGATCCGCTGTCCCTGGCTGGATATCTCCAAGCCGGACTATGTCCGCTACCACGACGAGGAATGGGGAGTCCCGGTCCACGACGACCGCGTTCTTTTCGAGTTCCTGCTTCTCGAATCGGCACAGGCAGGACTGTCCTGGTACACGGTGCTGCGCAAACGGGCGGGGTATCGGGCCGCCTTTGCCGGGTTCGATCATGTGGCGGTGGCGCGGTTCACTCCGCTTGACGTGGACCGCTTGCTGCTTGATCCCGGCATCATCCGCCACCGCCGCAAAATCGAAGCCGCCATCGTCAACGCCCGGGCATTCCTTGCCGTGCAGGCCAGCCATGGCTCTTTTGATGCCTATCTGTGGAATTTTGTCGACGGTCGTCCGATCATGCATGATATCAAAAGCCTGAGCGAATATCCCATCACCATCCCCCAGTCCGAGGCCCTGGCCAAAGATCTCAAGCAACGCGGATTCGCATTCCTCGGGGCCACCACCTGCTATGCATTGATGCAGGCCGTTGGCATGGTCAACGACCACAGCCTGGACTGTTTCCGAAGACATGAAATCCCATAG
- the ercA gene encoding alcohol dehydrogenase-like regulatory protein ErcA, producing the protein MNFTDLRKFVAPETIFGVGAVDLAGQYAGKFGISKPLVVTDPGVLAAGWATRVMESLAAFDIEGVIFSEITPNPKAAEVMAGVAAYEAGECDGLVAVGGGSPMDCAKGIGIVVSNGGHILDYEGVDKIIIPMPPLICIPTTAGTSADVSQFAIINDTDRKTKIAIISKTIIPDVALIDPQTLMTKSPYLIACTGMDALAHAIEAFVSSAHSPMTDLHALEAIRLVHGNLLESFLHPEDMELKAKTMLGSMQAGLAFSNASLGAVHALAHSLGGYKDLPHGECNALLLPHVVDYNFSAAPDRFRTIAETMGLDSRGMSTSEIRAWLIESMTSLRSSLGIKDRLASKGIRASDIPVLSDKAVLDPCLVTNPKSANRRDIQVIYEEAT; encoded by the coding sequence ATGAACTTCACCGATCTGCGTAAATTCGTCGCTCCTGAAACCATTTTCGGAGTCGGCGCGGTGGACCTGGCCGGACAGTACGCAGGCAAATTCGGCATCAGCAAACCCCTTGTCGTCACCGACCCCGGCGTGCTCGCCGCCGGTTGGGCCACACGGGTCATGGAGAGCCTGGCCGCTTTTGACATCGAGGGCGTAATTTTTTCAGAGATCACCCCCAACCCAAAGGCAGCGGAAGTCATGGCCGGCGTCGCGGCCTACGAAGCGGGCGAATGCGACGGCCTCGTCGCCGTGGGCGGGGGCAGCCCCATGGACTGCGCCAAGGGCATCGGCATCGTCGTCTCCAACGGCGGGCATATCCTGGACTACGAAGGCGTGGACAAGATCATCATTCCCATGCCGCCGCTCATCTGCATTCCCACCACGGCGGGCACTTCGGCCGACGTGTCCCAGTTTGCCATCATCAACGACACGGATCGCAAGACCAAGATCGCCATCATCAGCAAGACCATCATCCCCGATGTGGCCCTGATCGACCCGCAAACCCTGATGACCAAAAGCCCGTACCTCATCGCCTGCACGGGCATGGACGCCCTGGCCCACGCCATCGAGGCCTTTGTCTCCAGCGCCCATTCGCCCATGACCGATTTGCACGCTCTGGAAGCCATCCGTCTGGTTCACGGCAATCTGTTGGAGTCGTTCCTGCACCCCGAGGACATGGAACTCAAGGCCAAAACCATGCTGGGCAGCATGCAGGCCGGGCTGGCCTTTTCCAACGCAAGCCTTGGCGCAGTGCATGCGCTGGCCCACAGCCTGGGCGGGTACAAGGACCTGCCCCACGGCGAATGCAACGCCCTCTTGCTGCCGCATGTGGTGGACTATAATTTTTCGGCCGCGCCCGACAGATTCCGGACCATCGCCGAAACCATGGGGCTTGATTCACGCGGCATGAGCACCTCGGAAATACGCGCATGGCTCATCGAATCCATGACAAGCCTGCGCAGTTCCCTGGGCATAAAGGATCGACTGGCCTCCAAGGGCATTCGCGCCAGCGACATCCCCGTCCTTTCGGACAAGGCCGTCCTTGACCCCTGCCTGGTCACCAACCCCAAATCCGCGAACAGGCGCGACATTCAAGTCATCTATGAAGAAGCAACCTGA
- a CDS encoding PAS domain S-box protein, with amino-acid sequence MKKQPEESAPSATSLRDKIVGLSESSGRKSYYPMLQQKIRELQSEIAERHRAEDALRKTLQRIERQQAVIAEISTHPSVFHGRLQEAAPMITTRMTHAMDVTRASLWIMRAGSLCCMDKFDAQGAVHTSGTCLECDRFDAYFKAISKGPVIVTDARQDPRTRDFVPNYLEPSGIASMLDVPVLIDAELTAVICFEHVGEQRVWQPDEITFASRIADQVALILASKRRRITEEQLQSAHAELTRNLRFTEVLLDAIPIPIFYKDSELRYLGCNQTFTDIMGITSEEIRGRTAHELWPDLAKPYDENDRSLRQDTRKSTYESKIRNKNGELREVIFAKQIFFDEFKHAEGIIGSFVDITERNRAAKETSRLRTLLANIINSMPSMLIGVDADGRIAQWNQQAALVTGVNEAQAQGRPLAQVVPWLGSEMKKIRQSIASKKPFFEGKLSRVENGETMFEDVTIYPLITNGVEGAVIRIDDVTDKVRIEEILIQSEKMLSVGGLAAGMAHEINNPLASIMGNTQVLETRLLLPLPQNEQAAREAGITLEALHAYLERRGIPKMLSSVRSSGAQAAQIVSNMLSFSRKSEPVLTPESITELLEKTLDLASTDYDLKKNYDFKKIQIVREYEDNLPKIHGSASKLQQVFLNLLRNGAEAMGEKIYPEGRGPQFTLRVRGNAPWVRVELEDNGPGLEESVRKRVFEPFFTTKSVGKGTGLGLSVSYFIVTEEHAGMMAVQTARGEWTRFVIDLPVAASSE; translated from the coding sequence ATGAAGAAGCAACCTGAGGAGAGCGCGCCAAGCGCCACATCGCTGCGCGACAAGATCGTGGGGCTGAGCGAATCTTCAGGAAGAAAAAGCTACTACCCCATGCTGCAGCAAAAGATCCGGGAGCTGCAAAGCGAGATCGCCGAGCGGCACCGGGCCGAAGACGCCCTGCGCAAAACCCTCCAACGCATCGAACGGCAGCAGGCCGTCATCGCCGAAATTTCCACGCATCCGAGCGTCTTTCATGGCCGCCTGCAAGAAGCCGCGCCCATGATAACGACCAGAATGACCCACGCCATGGACGTGACCCGGGCCAGCTTGTGGATAATGCGCGCGGGCAGCCTCTGCTGCATGGACAAGTTCGACGCGCAGGGAGCGGTTCACACCTCCGGAACCTGCCTGGAGTGCGACAGATTCGACGCCTACTTCAAGGCGATCAGCAAAGGTCCGGTCATCGTGACCGACGCCCGCCAGGACCCGCGCACCCGCGATTTTGTCCCGAACTACCTCGAACCAAGCGGAATCGCGTCCATGCTCGACGTACCGGTGCTCATCGACGCGGAACTGACCGCCGTCATCTGCTTCGAGCATGTCGGGGAACAGCGCGTCTGGCAGCCCGATGAAATCACCTTCGCCAGCCGCATCGCCGATCAGGTGGCCCTGATCCTGGCCAGCAAACGCCGACGCATCACGGAGGAGCAGTTGCAGAGCGCCCACGCCGAACTGACGCGCAACCTGCGCTTCACGGAAGTGTTGCTTGACGCCATCCCCATCCCGATCTTCTACAAGGACTCGGAACTGCGCTATCTGGGCTGCAACCAGACGTTCACCGACATCATGGGCATTACTTCCGAAGAAATCCGAGGCAGGACAGCCCACGAGTTGTGGCCGGACCTGGCCAAACCCTATGACGAAAATGACCGCAGCCTGCGCCAGGACACCCGCAAAAGCACCTACGAATCGAAAATACGAAACAAAAATGGCGAATTACGCGAAGTCATCTTTGCCAAGCAGATTTTTTTTGACGAATTCAAGCACGCAGAAGGCATCATCGGCTCCTTCGTGGATATCACGGAGCGCAACCGCGCCGCCAAGGAAACGTCGCGCTTGCGCACCCTGCTCGCCAACATAATCAACTCCATGCCGTCCATGCTGATCGGGGTCGATGCCGACGGGCGCATCGCGCAATGGAACCAGCAGGCAGCCCTGGTGACCGGCGTGAACGAGGCGCAGGCGCAAGGCAGGCCCCTTGCGCAGGTCGTGCCCTGGCTTGGCTCCGAGATGAAGAAGATCCGCCAGTCCATCGCCAGCAAAAAACCCTTTTTCGAGGGCAAGCTGAGCAGAGTGGAAAATGGCGAAACCATGTTCGAAGACGTGACCATCTATCCCTTGATCACCAACGGAGTGGAAGGGGCGGTCATCCGCATTGACGACGTGACCGACAAGGTCCGCATCGAAGAAATCCTGATCCAGTCCGAAAAAATGCTCTCCGTCGGCGGTCTGGCCGCGGGCATGGCCCACGAAATCAACAATCCTTTGGCCTCCATCATGGGCAATACCCAGGTCCTGGAAACCAGGCTCCTCTTGCCGCTGCCGCAGAACGAGCAGGCGGCTCGGGAAGCAGGCATCACCCTTGAAGCCCTGCATGCGTATCTGGAGAGGCGGGGGATTCCGAAGATGCTGAGCTCCGTTCGCAGCTCGGGAGCGCAAGCCGCGCAGATTGTCAGCAACATGCTGAGTTTCAGCCGCAAGAGCGAGCCGGTTCTGACTCCGGAAAGCATCACGGAACTGCTCGAAAAAACGCTGGACCTTGCCAGTACGGACTATGACCTGAAAAAAAACTACGACTTCAAGAAAATCCAGATCGTGCGCGAATATGAAGACAATCTCCCCAAGATCCACGGATCGGCAAGCAAGCTGCAACAGGTTTTCCTGAATCTGCTGCGCAATGGCGCCGAGGCCATGGGCGAAAAAATCTACCCTGAAGGCCGAGGTCCGCAATTCACACTGCGCGTGAGAGGGAATGCGCCGTGGGTGCGCGTCGAACTCGAAGACAACGGACCGGGGCTTGAAGAGTCTGTGCGCAAACGCGTGTTCGAGCCGTTTTTCACCACGAAGTCCGTGGGCAAGGGCACGGGGCTCGGGCTGTCCGTCTCCTATTTCATCGTCACCGAGGAACACGCAGGCATGATGGCCGTGCAGACGGCCAGGGGAGAATGGACCAGATTCGTCATCGACCTGCCGGTCGCGGCGTCATCAGAATGA
- a CDS encoding LysM peptidoglycan-binding domain-containing protein: MTFDIRGVLLLIMLVLAGCMPAKKAQGPSDLGAPSAASRNAGTELTQDASVASGYDAPEAYGPDEDVDPLDVLQDGDDLPDAESLSPEEQKILDTQISFHVGLDTEENADVQRYFQYYTHGHRGTMEGWLKRAQRYLPHIRERFLAEGLPEDLIYLPFAESGFNPFAQSRSGACGVWQFMPRTALNYGLTVDKWVDERRDPHKSTEAAIAYLKKLYADFGDWSLALAAYNAGEGTIGRALKKTGTEDFFSLCEASEDLKKETKLYVPKFLALVKVARNLEKLGFEPLDLEKRPIAPVQLKAKPGTDLLALAQSLGMDWKSFRELNPSFRKQEAPPARSVKVAVPGQLVAKAEDFLKRPVVQRQTQYASHRVKPGDTWWGISKEYKVSVADLQKANNGSRTKTLRVGQSLRIPGRGLASESGSVADARKWASKRANYLVRQGDTLWSIAKQFKTDPSSLLKANGLKSSSVLKIGQKLYVPDAGSADVKVAKAHADAVRRELVNYKVRPGDSLWGIAKRFGVTPSELLSWNNLAKNGHIRPGDQLKVYR, from the coding sequence TTGACATTTGATATACGTGGAGTTCTGCTCCTTATCATGCTGGTCTTGGCTGGGTGTATGCCCGCCAAGAAGGCTCAGGGCCCGTCGGACCTTGGAGCCCCTAGCGCGGCGAGTCGGAACGCCGGAACTGAACTGACGCAGGATGCGTCGGTCGCGTCCGGGTACGACGCCCCGGAGGCCTACGGCCCGGACGAGGATGTCGACCCGCTTGATGTCCTGCAGGATGGAGATGACCTCCCCGATGCGGAGTCCTTGTCTCCCGAGGAACAAAAAATCCTCGATACGCAGATATCCTTCCATGTCGGTCTGGATACCGAGGAAAACGCGGATGTCCAGCGCTATTTTCAGTACTACACCCATGGCCACCGTGGCACCATGGAGGGCTGGCTCAAGCGGGCCCAGCGCTATCTGCCGCATATCCGGGAGCGATTTCTGGCCGAGGGGCTGCCCGAGGACCTGATCTATCTGCCCTTCGCCGAGAGCGGTTTCAACCCCTTTGCCCAATCCCGTTCCGGTGCCTGCGGTGTGTGGCAATTCATGCCCCGGACCGCTCTCAATTACGGATTGACCGTGGACAAATGGGTGGACGAGCGTCGCGATCCCCACAAGTCCACCGAGGCCGCCATTGCCTATCTGAAAAAATTGTATGCGGATTTTGGTGATTGGTCCTTGGCTCTGGCCGCCTACAATGCAGGCGAGGGCACCATTGGACGCGCCTTGAAAAAGACGGGCACGGAGGATTTTTTCAGTCTTTGCGAGGCTTCCGAGGATTTGAAAAAGGAAACCAAACTGTACGTCCCCAAGTTCCTGGCCCTGGTCAAGGTGGCCCGGAACCTGGAGAAGCTCGGTTTTGAACCTCTTGATCTGGAGAAGCGCCCCATCGCACCCGTCCAGCTGAAAGCCAAGCCTGGAACGGACCTGCTGGCTTTGGCCCAGAGCCTGGGCATGGACTGGAAGTCCTTCCGGGAGCTGAACCCTTCTTTTCGCAAGCAGGAAGCTCCTCCCGCGCGCTCCGTCAAGGTCGCCGTCCCCGGTCAGCTGGTGGCCAAGGCCGAAGATTTCCTGAAGCGTCCCGTAGTTCAAAGACAGACCCAGTACGCATCCCACAGGGTCAAGCCCGGAGACACCTGGTGGGGGATTTCCAAAGAGTATAAAGTTTCGGTGGCGGACTTGCAGAAAGCCAACAACGGCAGCAGAACCAAGACCTTAAGGGTTGGGCAATCGCTGCGCATACCCGGTCGGGGTTTGGCGTCCGAGTCGGGCTCAGTGGCGGATGCCAGGAAATGGGCCTCCAAGAGAGCCAATTATCTGGTCCGTCAGGGCGACACGCTCTGGTCCATTGCCAAGCAGTTCAAGACCGACCCGTCTTCATTGCTTAAAGCCAATGGCCTTAAGAGTTCCTCGGTGCTGAAGATCGGCCAGAAGCTCTATGTGCCCGATGCGGGCAGCGCCGATGTTAAGGTCGCCAAGGCCCATGCCGATGCCGTGCGCAGGGAGCTGGTCAACTACAAGGTTCGCCCGGGGGATAGCCTGTGGGGCATTGCCAAGCGCTTTGGAGTGACCCCCTCCGAGTTGCTGTCCTGGAACAATCTGGCCAAGAACGGCCATATCCGCCCGGGAGACCAGCTCAAGGTCTACCGCTGA
- a CDS encoding TrmH family RNA methyltransferase: MDQQHNEKSDNSHLTPGRKPVLELLASRPHALDTVFLSEDATGLGEVIGKCRELGVRFRKVRRPDLDRMFPGNHQGVVARLRGRQLIELDRLITQVCQSPFPLILALDQVQDPGNVGTLARTLLALGGAGLLFPKDRTAFIGPAAAKAAAGALDSLPLCQVVNLARALDTCAEAGLAIYGSGTGPDSRNLFQARLNFPAVLVLGNEDKGMRPNVGKRCTEMLSIPMQGGFDSLNVAQAGAMIMTEMLRQRL, encoded by the coding sequence ATGGATCAACAACACAACGAAAAGTCCGACAACTCCCATCTCACCCCCGGCCGCAAGCCGGTTCTCGAACTTCTCGCCTCCAGGCCGCACGCACTGGACACGGTTTTTCTCTCCGAAGACGCGACCGGCCTCGGCGAAGTGATCGGCAAATGCCGTGAACTGGGGGTGCGCTTTCGCAAGGTGCGGCGCCCGGATCTGGACCGCATGTTTCCCGGAAATCATCAGGGCGTGGTGGCTCGCCTGCGCGGCCGGCAGCTGATCGAACTGGACCGGCTCATCACGCAGGTCTGTCAGAGCCCCTTCCCCCTCATCCTGGCCCTGGACCAGGTACAGGACCCGGGAAACGTAGGAACCCTGGCCCGCACCCTGCTGGCCCTCGGCGGGGCAGGCCTGCTCTTTCCCAAGGACCGCACGGCCTTCATCGGCCCTGCGGCCGCCAAGGCCGCAGCCGGGGCCCTGGACAGCCTGCCCCTGTGTCAGGTGGTCAACCTGGCCCGGGCGCTCGATACATGCGCCGAGGCCGGTCTTGCGATCTACGGTTCAGGCACCGGGCCTGACAGTCGGAACCTTTTTCAGGCCCGCCTGAATTTCCCTGCGGTGCTGGTGCTCGGCAATGAGGACAAGGGAATGCGCCCCAATGTGGGCAAACGCTGCACGGAAATGCTGTCCATCCCCATGCAGGGTGGTTTTGATTCACTGAACGTGGCTCAGGCCGGAGCCATGATCATGACGGAGATGTTGCGGCAAAGACTTTAG
- the fliQ gene encoding flagellar biosynthesis protein FliQ — MTPEFVIGFARQSIELTLIIALPMLGVGLGVGVFVSILQAATQIQEMTLTFVPKIIAVFLALLISFPWIMDKMITYTQEIFLNFPQYIK, encoded by the coding sequence ATGACCCCTGAATTCGTGATCGGTTTCGCACGGCAGTCCATCGAGCTGACCCTGATCATCGCCTTGCCCATGCTCGGCGTGGGCCTGGGCGTGGGCGTTTTTGTCAGCATCTTGCAGGCCGCGACGCAGATCCAGGAAATGACCCTGACGTTTGTGCCCAAGATCATCGCCGTTTTTTTGGCGCTGCTCATCTCCTTTCCCTGGATCATGGACAAGATGATCACGTACACGCAGGAGATTTTCCTGAATTTTCCGCAATACATCAAATAG
- the fliP gene encoding flagellar type III secretion system pore protein FliP (The bacterial flagellar biogenesis protein FliP forms a type III secretion system (T3SS)-type pore required for flagellar assembly.): MAADGPNLPSLSMQLSSGPAEPQKVAVALEIMALLTMLSMAPAFVLTVTSFTRIIIVFHFLRQAMGTQQMPPNQVLASLAIFMTVVIMMPTGRTINDTALQPYLNEEIGYGEALERAETPLRTFLFKHTREKDLSVFFSITGLERPQNKDEVPTMILVPAYLISELKTGFQIGFLIYIPFLILDMVVASILLSMGMMMLPPVMVSLPFKILLFVMVDGWNLIIGSLVNSFV; encoded by the coding sequence ATGGCCGCCGACGGGCCCAATCTTCCTTCTCTTTCCATGCAGCTTTCCAGTGGGCCGGCGGAACCGCAAAAAGTGGCCGTGGCCCTTGAGATCATGGCGCTGCTCACAATGCTGTCCATGGCTCCGGCCTTTGTGCTGACGGTCACCTCCTTCACCCGGATAATCATCGTCTTTCACTTTCTGCGTCAGGCCATGGGGACCCAGCAGATGCCGCCCAACCAGGTGCTGGCCTCGCTGGCCATTTTTATGACTGTGGTCATCATGATGCCGACGGGCCGCACCATCAACGACACGGCTCTGCAGCCGTATCTGAACGAAGAAATCGGCTATGGGGAAGCTCTGGAGCGGGCCGAGACGCCGCTCAGGACGTTCCTTTTCAAGCATACCAGGGAAAAGGACCTTTCCGTGTTTTTTTCGATCACCGGACTTGAGCGACCGCAGAACAAGGATGAAGTGCCGACCATGATTCTTGTGCCTGCCTATTTGATCAGCGAGCTCAAGACAGGATTTCAGATCGGATTCTTGATTTACATCCCATTTCTTATTTTGGACATGGTCGTAGCGAGTATCCTTCTTTCCATGGGTATGATGATGCTGCCGCCAGTCATGGTGTCCCTGCCGTTCAAGATTCTTCTCTTTGTCATGGTGGATGGCTGGAATCTGATAATAGGCTCTCTTGTCAACAGTTTTGTCTAG
- the fliO gene encoding flagellar biosynthetic protein FliO, translating into MDNATLTGAGAGLGLASVKMAAALLLILGLIFLALALMKRYGLAARLQGRTSGALRVEERVALGPRKQLVVVRFLNKLLVLGVTDSGINLIAEHQADNEPTPDFQTTLDQEARENPPS; encoded by the coding sequence TTGGATAACGCGACTTTGACAGGTGCCGGTGCGGGGCTTGGTCTTGCTTCGGTCAAAATGGCGGCGGCTTTGCTGCTTATTTTGGGGCTCATCTTCCTGGCGCTTGCGCTCATGAAACGCTACGGGCTGGCGGCCCGGCTGCAAGGCAGAACTTCAGGCGCCCTGCGGGTCGAGGAGCGAGTCGCCTTGGGCCCGCGCAAACAGCTGGTGGTGGTCCGCTTCTTGAATAAGCTTCTGGTGTTGGGCGTTACCGACAGCGGAATCAACTTGATAGCGGAGCACCAGGCAGACAATGAACCGACCCCCGATTTTCAGACGACTTTGGACCAGGAAGCTAGGGAGAATCCTCCTTCCTAG
- the fliN gene encoding flagellar motor switch protein FliN translates to MVEDQDKLAAEWAAALEQQGEAEAEGGGGEKDLADAWSSALQEQDSGGSDQALADEWAKALADEEETKIQHEKKQKQLAAQSKDFEYKDLTAEAKAPRPEALRKDLDFILDIPLEVSAQLGSTKLLINELLQLGQGSVIELNKLAGEPLEILVNGKLVARGEAVVINEKFGVRLTDIISPIERVKQLG, encoded by the coding sequence ATGGTCGAAGATCAGGACAAGTTGGCGGCGGAATGGGCCGCGGCCCTAGAGCAGCAAGGTGAGGCAGAGGCCGAAGGCGGCGGGGGCGAGAAGGATTTGGCCGATGCCTGGAGCTCGGCGCTGCAGGAACAGGATTCCGGCGGCTCCGATCAGGCCCTGGCCGATGAATGGGCCAAGGCGTTGGCTGATGAGGAAGAGACCAAGATTCAGCATGAAAAAAAGCAGAAGCAGCTCGCCGCCCAGAGCAAGGATTTCGAGTACAAAGATTTGACGGCGGAAGCCAAGGCGCCCAGGCCCGAAGCTCTGCGCAAGGATCTTGATTTCATCCTCGACATCCCGCTTGAGGTCTCGGCCCAGCTCGGAAGCACCAAGCTGCTCATCAATGAGCTGCTGCAGCTCGGGCAGGGGTCGGTCATAGAACTGAACAAGCTGGCCGGTGAGCCCCTGGAGATACTGGTCAACGGCAAGCTCGTGGCGCGAGGAGAGGCCGTGGTCATCAATGAAAAGTTCGGGGTGCGGCTGACCGATATCATCAGCCCCATCGAGAGGGTGAAGCAGCTTGGATAA